In Vicia villosa cultivar HV-30 ecotype Madison, WI linkage group LG7, Vvil1.0, whole genome shotgun sequence, the DNA window TATTTTACCTTTTGTTTGCAACTTCAACATCTTGCATCACTCACTATAGTATTTGAGACAGAGACATGATAACAACTTTTCAGTTTTGTACTTTTATTAGATCTACCATTATcatgttttatttcttttttttacttttgaaaaaattatgcagGATAAGGAGATAAGAAATCGGCTTCAAGATAGTGAATTCAAATTGGGTTCATCAATGCCTTTAGATGCAGCCAAGGAGAGGACTACTCAGCTTGAGGCAGAAGTTACATCATTGGAGAGGTATCTTCAATTAATTGTTGCGTTCCCTGTTTGGTAAATAAAAGATCttttaaatctaattttttttctaagaTACCAAACCATGAAATTTCTGGAGCGCAGCTTCTATTAACAtgattaaaattttttaattatcataTTTCTGCTTTCGTTTTGAAGAACTCCAGCAGCATATTGTTCTATAGAAAGTATTATTGAACTTATCCCCGTACAAGAGTTCAATTACCACCCCTGAAGCTTGGGAAGATTTCTTTGTTCAGATATTTTAACATTTGGagatgaatatttaaaataaaataaaaaatcaatcgaAAGGCCTTACTTTCTTGAGCATTGTATATTGTCTGTCTTCGAAAGAAATAAGTTCATAATTACACATGGATTGCCTTACTGTCTTCGATATTTCTATAGGCTGAAATTATCTCTCTGTCACTATGGCTTTTACACTAATTATTTGACGCCCGGCTATATGATGTTGAAATATTTGATATCTGGTTATCGTAAGAATTTTCTGTTGAAATTTTCAATGTATCTGACTTTCACACTAATTCATTTGAATGCATAGGCGCTTGATTCTTGCTAGTGGAGTTGAGGGCATTGAAGGTTTCCGCCAAAGATGGAGCTTGCACGGCCGCCTTACTGATTCCAAGTAATGTTTATCATCCATAATTTTGTTTTTGTCAAGTATGGCTTGACACCAAATATTTTAATCTCACCCATTGCCATTAATTAAAATCTTTTGTTGTATTAGTTAATATTGGATGTCTAGGGGGTTATGTCCATGGATGTTATGTTATTGGAATCTCAGTTTCTTAGGATGTGCTTGACAATAGTAACTGATAAGTTGCTGCAAGATGAGAAGCTACTTTTTAACTGAAAAGTTTATAATTTGCTATAGTAAAAAAAAACTGCAAGTTGATAAATTACATTGAATTAGAAGTAGATGATAAACTAACATTTGAATTAGTTTAAACTTAAGTACCTATTGCAAATTATTTCTATCAACCATGCTTGTTGGAATATTAAATAGTTTGCACCTGGCTTCACGATACCCTTACTTACGTGTGGTAATTAGTATTAGTATGATTACTCCTTCCATGGTAGTGTTAATGTCTTTTCAACATTTAAAATGTGATGTTTATATCATGTGGTTGATTGCAGAAAAAGGTTGGAATTTTTAAAGCGGGGCATAGATGGAAGAACAGTATGAATCCTTTAGGGaatcaactttcaaaatttggtactTGAGTGGAAGGTTATACCTGCATCAGGAGCCATACAGAGTTATGTTCCTCTCCATATAAAAATTACAGATGTTCTGTTGCTTTTTAACCATCATTTTTATGATATACTAGTTTATGTAATATCTAATATGTATTAGAGTTATTCTCAAATTAAGAATATCATATTCATCCCAATCCCAAGTGTTTTTGGACCAAAGTCATCTTGTGTTCAAAGGTGTAAGTGAACTActtatttaaatgtaaattaaataatatcattcatccatgaatcaatgttttttttttgttcgttcaaagttaaattttttttttttacaatttgcaatttcatttattttttggaCTTTTTTactattctttattttattttcatttttcgtCTAATTTGTTTTCGATATTCAacatttttttcaatcaaattccattttttattttattttttatacacaattaataaatactaccaatatatttttaaaaacaacaaaaaatctacttttgatcaaaataattttaaacttgaaaaattaatttcttgCAATATTAATGATTGTACAAATTACTATTCAAATctggaaaaaaatattatatatgattttgttgaaaataaaaaatattataaaaagagataattaatgtCTTggttgtatcaaagaaaatatagAGAATAGACTCTATAATAGGTCTTAGTATAGTGTGTTGTTTATTGCAAGGCAAAGTCACATCAATTACATTTATTGTAtacctttttctttttcatcatcaCATAGGTCTTTCAATGTTATAAAAgactttcaaaatatattttttatttgatgttacatattcaaaataaataataattacaataataattaataatattaaatatgttattttatactctttataatatattaattcatTGATAAGATGttagtattattttataatatttataatacccaataataattaataatatttgtataattgataaaaatataaaaattacacATGACATATATACttaaatttgtttataaaaatatatgtcatTTTAGTCATATATACTTAAATAGGTTTTTCTTAGGTATATAATAAAAGTTACATTTTAGTGCCTCAAAAAATATTTCGCTATCCAACTTAGTCCATTCCTTTaacttataaatttaaatatctaAGAATAAGATGGAGTGATATTAATGAGTGTATATCATGgaccctatttttttttttttaaattaaccatTTCATCTGATTAAAAAATATCTAACGGttaaaaattgaaaatctatTAAATTTAACAAATAATCCCCAACGCCTaatattttttacatttattcatcttcttctttcttttccttcatcatcttcatcatcatcactttaaatatatattttttatttgatggcATGTACTAGCATTCTATATTTGATATAAtaacatattttctttatttgataTCATGTACTGGCATTCTATGTTTTTCTGTACATACAGTTTGACAACTCAtatcaacaaaaatatatttttctattttttttctttcaaaattctacTATAGTTAAATCCTAACCATGTGTTTGCTATAGAAACCTTAAAAAAAGAGAAGATATAATTTCTTATAagaagaatttaaaataaatttatttttcaatatgaatttaaaatatttgctcattttaattaaatgattttttttaaatttatattctttattcaattataattcaaatcaacatacatatttgttttattttttaaaattctttttaaggtaagtttttatcaatttattttaaattttttaaatattttttaatataactttttTTCTACAATATGTTGCCACCTGTAAGCCTTCTCCTTTCAACTTTGATTTGttaatttcttattttttcttaacttttttttctttatccCCTCACATTAAATGCTTGGTTACCTACTCTTACTTTTACTTTTGCATTATTccaatgtatattttatttttagatttaaaaagtTTGAAATGTCTAATCAAAATTCTACTTTTCTATCTTCATTGTAATATTCATTTATTTGGTTTTTACTCAGAAATTCCTTTTCTCCATCACACAccattcttcattttttttcaccTTCTTTCTATACAACATAAACCAGGCCCTTCatcaatttttttccataaatcaaTGAATCATAGgtcataaataattataatttataatattataatatattaaaaaatatattaaaatcttatttgataaTTATAAATGCAAAATCAATTTTGAGTCAAATTATCTAAACAATAGTAAATGttcataatataaaattattttataattatttatcttACTATCTTTTTTTACATGAGAGGTACaaataaaatagacaaatgtAATCTATCTCCATTGTCAACCACTTGATCCCATTATCACTAACCAAAATAAATCTTATTACCCATCATTGttgtctaattttattattattatttttttgacagaaaataaatgatattcattcattcaaatcaaTAGAGTACATCGTtgtaatacaaattcaaaatcgccaaaaacaaaaaggatgaatctgcgaacaaatccacaacatccatgttaatagcataaaacggaaAATTacatatgcctacaaatattaatgtattgactgtattgagatgtccgaaatattcatgcttccggatctgtagcgttgacggcaccaaagtcattgattgaatctgcactagatcgaaaaTAATCTTTCAACTTGAAACAAATAAACATCgcacaaaaatggaaaaaaacaaaatacccgcacaaagacgagaaatcaaaaaacaccacaaaaatatgggaaaacaaaacaaacgatgacccacgaaatcacaaaaaagaaaaaacgaaaaggtgtgaaaatcccttatttaagtaatagataaaTAAAAACGATTTGGAGATTGATCCTAAACCACCCCTCATTGAGACAgaggaaggaaaaagaagaaaagtgacgGCTAGGGTTATACTTAACTATTATACTAATTTAACTTTTAAGATATAGTAATACCTATTTTCTTATACAGTTGCTTCACCCGTTGTTTCTATATTGCACATGATTTACAGACATGCACTTTCTTAGGAACACAACAAATTTCTGCATCATATTTTTTTACATATCTAACTCATCTAACATTTCTAATAACATAtttaataacaaaattatattttgtatggAAAATTTTATTGAT includes these proteins:
- the LOC131617145 gene encoding uncharacterized protein LOC131617145 translates to MDVDSQPTMEETILVGDDLMMGPPSPIVPPEIASHVLQGVDLCDGILRNLFLCLQINDIEPFCQDEIALYKQCAERRDKEIRNRLQDSEFKLGSSMPLDAAKERTTQLEAEVTSLERRLILASGVEGIEGFRQRWSLHGRLTDSKKRLEFLKRGIDGRTV